Genomic DNA from Thermus amyloliquefaciens:
AAGACCATCCGCCAGAAGGGGCGGAAGTTTGTCCTGGCCCAGGCGGAGGCGGAGCGGATCAAGCTCCTCTTGCCCTACGAGTAGGAGGTAGAGGATGCCGCGCGCCAAAACCGGAGTCGTTCGCCGCAGGAAGCACAAGAAGATCCTCAAGCTGGCCAAGGGGTACTGGGGGCTCCGCTCCAAAAGCTTCCGCAAGGCCCGGGAAACCCTCTTCGCCGCGGGCAACTACGCCTATGCCCACCGCAAGCGCAAGAAGCGGGATTTCCGCAAGCTTTGGATCGTGCGCATCAACGCCGCCTGCCGCCAGCATGGCCTAAACTACTCCAGCTTTATCCACGGCCTGAAGAAGGCGGGGGTGGAGCTGGACCGCAAGGTGCTGGCCGATTTGGCGGTGCGGGAGCCCCAGGCCTTTGCCGAGCTGGTGGAGAAGGCCAAGGCGGCCCGCGCCTAGCGCCTTGGCCCCGGTGGCCCGCCGTCGGGATCCCCTTTGGGTCTGGCGGCGGGCCGTTCCTTGTGGCCTATGCCGCCTGAGCTTTACGTGATCCTGGTGGCCGCCTTGCCGGTGGTGGAGCTTAGGGGGGCCATCCCCCTGGGGGTGGCCCTGGGGCTTTCCCCGGGGAAGGCTTTTCTCCTGGCCTTCCTGGGCAACCTCCTGGTGGCCCCCCTGGCCCTCACCCTCCTGCCCTGGGCGGTGGCCCTGGCCACCCGCGTGCCCCTTCTGGCCCGGGCGTGGGAGGCCCTCGAGGCCCGGGTGCGCCTAAAGGGGGAGGAGCAGGTGCAACGCCTGGGGGCCTTGGGCCTTTTCCTCTTCGTGGCCGTACCCTTGCCAGGAACCGGGGCCTGGAGCGGGGCGGTGCTTGCGGTGGTGCTGGGCCTGAAAAAGCGGTACGCCCTCCTGGCCATCTCCCTGGGGGTGCTGGCCGCTGGGCTTCTCGTCCTCCTGCTCACGGGCGGGGCGGTGGCCGGGCTAAACTACCTGCGATGATGCTCCTTCTCCTACCCCTTTCCTTCGCCCTGGGCGCCTTGCCCTTGGGGTACTGGCTGGCCAGGCGCCGGGGGGTGGACCTGCGCACGGCAAGCCCCTACACCCTGGGGTTGGAAACCGCCCTGAGGCGGCTAGGGCTGGGTTTTGCCCTTTCGGCCTTCCTCCTGGACTTGGCCAAGGGGTACCTGCCCTTGGCCTTGGGAAGGGCTTTGGGGCTTGGCCTCGAGGGCCTCTTGGCCCTGGGGGTGGCGGTCTACCTGGGCCACCTCTACCCCCTCTTCTTCCGGGACCCCTGGCCCCTCCGGGCCAAGGGGGCGGGGGTGCTCTTGGGGGTCTTGGCGGGCCTTCCCCTGGACCCAGCCCTGGGCCTGGTCCCCGTGGCCTTGGGCCTGGCCCTCTACGCCCTCACGGGCTACGCCTCCCTGGGGGCCTTGGGGCTTCCCCTGGGGCTTCTTGGGGTGTCCTTCTGGGGAGGGTTTAGCCCGGGGGCCAAGGCCCTTGTCGGCCTCCTTTTTCTCCTTGCCCTTTGGCGTTACAAGGAGAACCTGGGGCGCATCCTGGAGGGCACCGAGCCCAGGCTGGGTAACCCCTTGCCCCTGCCTTCCGAAAAGCAGGTGGTCTGCGCCTTCCTCATCCATCCCCTCACGGTGGAGGATTTCTGGCAAAGCCCCCGTTTCCGCTGGGCCCGGCCCCTGGTTCGCCTGGGGCTTTTGAAACAGGCCTGGATAGAACGCCTGGCGGAGCTTTTCCGCCCCATGAAGGTGGGGGAGGTGAGGGGGGT
This window encodes:
- a CDS encoding COG2426 family protein; translated protein: MPPELYVILVAALPVVELRGAIPLGVALGLSPGKAFLLAFLGNLLVAPLALTLLPWAVALATRVPLLARAWEALEARVRLKGEEQVQRLGALGLFLFVAVPLPGTGAWSGAVLAVVLGLKKRYALLAISLGVLAAGLLVLLLTGGAVAGLNYLR
- the rplT gene encoding 50S ribosomal protein L20 — its product is MPRAKTGVVRRRKHKKILKLAKGYWGLRSKSFRKARETLFAAGNYAYAHRKRKKRDFRKLWIVRINAACRQHGLNYSSFIHGLKKAGVELDRKVLADLAVREPQAFAELVEKAKAARA